One region of Paraburkholderia phymatum STM815 genomic DNA includes:
- a CDS encoding MaoC family dehydratase, translating to MTIIEKYWDDAREGDECVSPTYTVTKQRILAYADLTGDHTPVHVDEEYANASHFGSIVAHGLFGLSIADGLKTQSEYRFLPGMSLGWTWDFLLPIKVNDVLHVKFRVGAMRASKSRPDWGIVVLPSELINQDGQVVQRGEHRLMVPRRPGAY from the coding sequence ATGACGATCATCGAGAAATACTGGGACGACGCCCGCGAAGGCGACGAATGCGTGAGTCCAACCTACACGGTCACGAAACAACGCATCCTGGCCTACGCCGACCTCACGGGCGATCACACGCCGGTGCACGTCGACGAGGAATACGCGAACGCCAGCCACTTCGGCTCGATCGTCGCGCACGGTCTGTTCGGTCTGTCGATTGCAGATGGTCTCAAGACGCAGAGCGAATACCGATTCCTGCCCGGCATGTCGCTCGGTTGGACATGGGACTTCCTGCTGCCGATCAAGGTCAATGACGTACTGCACGTGAAGTTCCGCGTGGGTGCGATGCGTGCGAGCAAGAGCCGTCCGGACTGGGGCATTGTCGTGCTGCCGTCCGAACTGATCAATCAGGACGGCCAGGTCGTCCAGCGCGGCGAACACCGCCTGATGGTCCCGCGCCGTCCGGGAGCGTACTGA
- a CDS encoding CaiB/BaiF CoA transferase family protein encodes MQARPLEGIRVVDYSHFLAGPYVGRCLAALGAEVIKVERPGSGDAGRQHATVLDDQQSAYFLQLNMGKRGVSVNMKDPRGKDFMQRLCDSADVFIENYRPGALDKLGLGYEALSARNPRLVYCSISAYGHTGPDAHRAGFGLIAEAKSGIMQMIGEPGSPPPLMRISLGDMYTGIHAVAAVNAALLGREKSGRGQHIDMALYDTLVSMHEYAVQCYTMQGILPEQTGHDMPTSTLYGVFRAADGDLVIAAQVDDAWKRFAALVEAQGGPQGFGADTRFHNLNGRNANRVEILSVVKPWVAARPVAQVLELLDSVDVPCAKVQRIDEVLADPQIIARGMVVEQQHPRFGTLRLPNLPFRFSDCDTTIRQVGPDLGQHNAEVAQSLGFGAAEIDTMQTDGVLFSK; translated from the coding sequence ATGCAAGCCCGCCCACTCGAAGGTATTCGCGTCGTCGACTACAGCCACTTTCTCGCCGGCCCCTATGTGGGACGGTGTCTCGCGGCACTCGGTGCCGAAGTCATCAAGGTCGAGCGTCCCGGCAGCGGCGACGCCGGGCGCCAGCACGCCACCGTGCTCGACGACCAGCAAAGCGCCTACTTCCTGCAGCTCAACATGGGCAAGCGCGGCGTGAGCGTCAACATGAAAGATCCGCGCGGCAAGGACTTCATGCAGCGTCTGTGCGACTCGGCGGACGTATTCATCGAAAACTACCGCCCGGGCGCGCTCGACAAGCTCGGCCTCGGATACGAAGCGCTCTCGGCGCGCAATCCGCGCCTCGTGTATTGCTCGATTTCGGCGTATGGACATACTGGGCCGGATGCGCACCGAGCAGGCTTCGGCCTGATCGCCGAAGCGAAGAGCGGCATCATGCAGATGATCGGTGAGCCCGGCTCGCCGCCGCCGCTGATGCGCATCTCCCTCGGCGACATGTACACGGGCATTCACGCGGTCGCAGCGGTCAATGCCGCGTTGTTGGGCCGCGAGAAGAGCGGCCGCGGCCAGCACATCGACATGGCGCTCTACGACACCCTCGTGTCGATGCACGAGTACGCGGTGCAGTGCTACACGATGCAGGGTATTTTGCCCGAGCAGACGGGTCACGACATGCCGACGTCGACGCTCTATGGCGTATTCCGTGCCGCCGATGGCGATCTAGTCATCGCAGCGCAGGTAGACGACGCATGGAAGCGATTCGCTGCTCTCGTCGAAGCACAAGGCGGCCCGCAAGGCTTCGGCGCCGACACGCGCTTCCACAATCTCAACGGGCGCAATGCCAACCGTGTAGAAATTCTCTCCGTCGTGAAGCCCTGGGTTGCGGCACGGCCGGTCGCGCAGGTGCTCGAACTGCTGGACAGCGTCGACGTGCCCTGCGCCAAGGTGCAGCGCATCGACGAAGTGCTCGCCGACCCGCAGATCATCGCGCGCGGCATGGTGGTTGAACAGCAGCATCCGCGCTTCGGCACCCTGCGCCTGCCGAACCTGCCATTCCGGTTTTCCGACTGCGATACGACGATTCGCCAGGTCGGGCCCGACCTGGGACAGCACAACGCGGAAGTGGCGCAATCGCTGGGCTTCGGCGCTGCCGAGATCGACACGATGCAGACCGACGGCGTTCTTTTTTCAAAGTGA
- a CDS encoding VOC family protein: MSGTRAYLEHVAIRVKDIHWHVRFFEEVLGMTMREVDGTREAPRQYWTLGGLQFIHDPRYDGPEGRLAHLGVMCEDLEAAIADAQPFGVTEMPQGRNWLRLPDGLAVELIQAKPAACVAQALAINPRAEA; encoded by the coding sequence ATGAGCGGCACGAGAGCGTATCTGGAGCACGTGGCGATCCGGGTAAAGGACATCCACTGGCACGTTCGTTTCTTCGAAGAGGTCCTTGGCATGACCATGCGCGAGGTCGACGGCACCCGAGAAGCGCCGCGCCAGTACTGGACGCTCGGCGGACTGCAATTCATCCACGATCCACGTTATGACGGTCCGGAAGGCCGGCTCGCGCATCTGGGCGTGATGTGCGAAGACCTGGAGGCCGCGATCGCTGACGCGCAGCCGTTCGGCGTCACCGAAATGCCGCAGGGGCGCAACTGGCTGCGCCTGCCGGACGGCCTCGCGGTCGAACTGATTCAGGCGAAACCCGCCGCATGCGTCGCGCAGGCGCTGGCAATCAACCCACGCGCGGAGGCGTGA
- a CDS encoding LysR family transcriptional regulator, giving the protein MIPTELPDLKLLQLFDLLYDVRSVTRVAEQLGQSQPTVSIWLGRLREFLQDPLFIRTPGGMAPTPQADALIGPCREILESLRRFAAWEIAFDPTTAKRRFRICMTDASHITLLPRMLAHIRAQAPGIRLEAATIDGNTERALESGEADLAIGHVPWLGGGIYQQQLYTQDWVCLANPHHPRVRARFGVKQYRAEGHVAITAGTGAQLLEQALLREQIQRDVVLELPGFLGLGAIIRTTDLIATLPRHIGQTLAQVNELSVHPCPFPVDGFAVRQHWHARYHHEAGNRWLRETVVQLFGGAR; this is encoded by the coding sequence ATGATCCCGACCGAACTGCCCGATCTGAAGCTGTTGCAGCTTTTCGACCTGCTCTATGACGTCCGCAGCGTGACTCGCGTGGCGGAGCAACTTGGACAAAGCCAGCCGACCGTCAGCATCTGGCTGGGGCGGCTGCGTGAATTTCTGCAGGACCCGCTCTTCATCCGCACACCCGGCGGCATGGCGCCGACGCCGCAGGCGGACGCGCTGATCGGGCCGTGCCGCGAGATTCTGGAATCGCTGCGGCGGTTCGCGGCGTGGGAAATCGCCTTCGATCCGACTACGGCAAAACGCCGCTTTCGCATTTGCATGACGGATGCGAGTCACATCACGCTGCTTCCCCGCATGCTGGCGCACATACGTGCGCAGGCACCCGGCATTCGCCTCGAGGCGGCGACGATAGACGGCAACACGGAGCGGGCGCTCGAATCCGGCGAGGCTGATCTGGCCATCGGCCATGTGCCGTGGCTAGGCGGCGGCATTTACCAGCAGCAGTTGTACACACAGGACTGGGTGTGCCTGGCGAATCCGCATCATCCGCGTGTGCGGGCCCGGTTCGGGGTGAAGCAGTATCGCGCAGAAGGACATGTCGCGATCACGGCGGGGACAGGCGCCCAGTTGCTGGAGCAGGCGCTCTTGCGGGAGCAGATTCAGCGCGACGTCGTGCTGGAACTGCCGGGATTTCTGGGGCTCGGTGCAATCATCCGGACGACCGACCTGATTGCTACGCTGCCGCGACACATCGGTCAGACGCTCGCTCAGGTCAATGAACTGTCGGTTCATCCGTGTCCGTTTCCCGTGGACGGCTTTGCCGTGCGGCAGCATTGGCACGCCAGGTATCACCACGAAGCGGGCAACCGGTGGCTGCGCGAGACAGTCGTGCAGTTGTTTGGTGGCGCGCGTTGA
- a CDS encoding ketopantoate reductase family protein, translating into MKIAILGAGALGCAIGSTLTQGGHETWLIDRSAAHVEAMRRDGLLVDDADGSHRVAVRAATHAAEVGAVDLVIVLVKSFHTDSAMRGALDLLGPGTLVLSLQNGLGHEDVLSDIVGRERVLAGKTYVGGVLRAPGHIQRGVAGKFTYIGELDGQLTDRVQAIAGAFNAAGLATTVSDNIVGTMWDKLLINVATGALTGITRLTYGQLYEEPVLKATALAAVAEAMAAAEAAGVSLSMTDAEQAWTLASEGLSPAFKTSMLQSLEKGSVTEIDFINGAVVRWGERLGVPTPVNATLVACIKGIERAMADRQREGATA; encoded by the coding sequence ATGAAGATCGCAATTCTGGGGGCCGGTGCGCTGGGCTGCGCTATCGGTTCCACACTGACTCAAGGTGGCCACGAGACCTGGTTGATCGACCGGTCGGCTGCACATGTCGAGGCGATGCGCCGCGACGGCCTGCTGGTCGACGATGCCGACGGTTCCCACCGCGTCGCCGTCCGCGCGGCGACGCACGCCGCTGAAGTCGGGGCGGTGGATCTGGTTATTGTGCTGGTCAAGTCGTTTCACACGGATTCGGCGATGCGCGGCGCACTCGATCTCCTCGGACCCGGCACCCTCGTGCTGTCGTTGCAGAACGGCCTCGGCCACGAAGACGTGCTAAGCGACATCGTGGGCCGTGAGCGTGTGCTCGCCGGCAAGACCTATGTCGGCGGGGTGCTGCGGGCGCCGGGCCATATCCAGCGCGGTGTGGCGGGGAAGTTCACCTACATCGGCGAGCTGGATGGCCAGCTCACCGACCGGGTGCAGGCAATCGCCGGCGCATTCAATGCGGCGGGCCTCGCGACCACGGTTAGCGACAACATAGTCGGCACGATGTGGGACAAGTTGCTGATCAATGTCGCGACGGGCGCGCTGACGGGCATCACGCGTCTCACGTATGGGCAACTGTACGAAGAACCCGTTCTCAAGGCGACCGCGCTGGCAGCCGTGGCCGAGGCGATGGCGGCTGCCGAGGCAGCCGGCGTCAGTCTGTCGATGACCGATGCGGAACAGGCCTGGACACTCGCATCCGAAGGACTCTCGCCCGCATTCAAGACGTCGATGCTGCAGAGCCTGGAGAAAGGGTCTGTCACGGAGATTGACTTCATCAACGGGGCGGTCGTGCGCTGGGGTGAACGGCTGGGTGTTCCGACGCCCGTCAACGCGACACTCGTCGCATGCATCAAGGGCATCGAGCGGGCGATGGCTGACCGGCAACGCGAAGGAGCGACGGCATGA
- the tcuA gene encoding FAD-dependent tricarballylate dehydrogenase TcuA: protein MVDVLVIGGGNAALCAALMAREAGASVLLLESAPREWRGGNSQHTRNLRCMHDAPQDVLVDAYPEEEYWQDLLKVTGGITNEALARLVIRASSTCRPWMRKHGVRFQPPLSGALHVARTNAFFMGGGKALVNAYYRSAEALGVQIRYDTPVDAVELDADRFIAARSGGLRFEARACVLAAGGFESNREWLREAWGQNERGEWPADNFLIRGTRFNQGVLLKHIIDSGADAIGDPSQSHCVAIDARAPLYDGGICTRIDCVSLGVVVNRDARRFYDEGEDFWPKRYAIWGRLVAQQPGQIGYSIIDAKAIGRFMPPVFPGTKANSLHELARQLQLPEATFVETIRAYNAACRAGTFDHTALDDCRTEGLTPAKTHWARPIDTPPFFGYALRPGITFTYLGLKVNDHAQVHFDGRPSENLFVAGEMMAGNVLGKGYTAGVGMSIGTAFGRIAGTRAAMAATHHTGVQRAEA from the coding sequence ATGGTCGACGTTCTTGTAATCGGCGGAGGCAATGCCGCACTGTGCGCCGCTTTAATGGCGCGAGAAGCCGGCGCCTCGGTCCTGCTTCTCGAATCGGCACCGCGCGAATGGCGCGGCGGAAATTCCCAGCACACTCGCAATCTGCGCTGCATGCACGACGCACCGCAAGACGTGCTGGTCGACGCTTATCCCGAAGAGGAATATTGGCAAGATCTGCTCAAGGTGACGGGCGGCATCACGAATGAGGCGCTCGCGCGACTCGTGATCCGCGCATCATCGACTTGCCGTCCGTGGATGCGCAAGCACGGCGTGCGCTTTCAGCCGCCGCTTTCCGGCGCGCTGCATGTCGCGCGCACCAACGCGTTCTTCATGGGGGGCGGGAAGGCACTGGTGAACGCCTACTACCGCAGCGCCGAAGCGCTCGGGGTGCAGATCCGCTACGACACGCCTGTCGACGCAGTCGAACTCGATGCCGACCGATTCATCGCGGCGCGCAGCGGCGGGCTACGCTTCGAGGCACGCGCCTGCGTGCTCGCGGCTGGCGGATTCGAATCGAATCGCGAATGGCTGCGAGAAGCGTGGGGACAAAACGAACGCGGCGAATGGCCCGCCGACAACTTCCTCATTCGCGGCACGCGCTTCAATCAGGGCGTGCTCCTCAAGCACATAATCGACTCGGGCGCGGATGCGATTGGCGATCCGTCGCAGTCGCACTGCGTCGCCATCGATGCCCGCGCGCCGCTCTATGACGGCGGCATCTGCACTCGCATCGACTGCGTATCGCTTGGGGTGGTCGTCAATCGCGACGCACGCCGCTTTTACGACGAAGGCGAAGACTTCTGGCCGAAGCGCTATGCGATCTGGGGACGGCTCGTCGCACAGCAACCCGGCCAGATCGGCTATTCGATCATCGACGCGAAGGCCATCGGCCGTTTCATGCCTCCCGTCTTCCCAGGCACGAAAGCCAACTCGCTGCATGAACTGGCGCGTCAACTGCAACTGCCCGAGGCGACCTTCGTCGAGACGATTCGCGCGTACAACGCCGCTTGCCGCGCCGGCACCTTCGATCACACGGCGCTCGATGACTGCCGCACCGAAGGCCTCACGCCAGCCAAAACCCACTGGGCGCGGCCGATCGATACCCCGCCCTTCTTTGGCTATGCGTTGCGGCCGGGCATCACGTTCACATACCTGGGACTGAAGGTGAATGACCACGCCCAGGTGCACTTCGACGGGCGCCCAAGCGAAAACCTTTTCGTAGCTGGAGAAATGATGGCCGGCAATGTGCTAGGCAAGGGTTATACGGCGGGCGTCGGCATGTCGATCGGCACCGCATTCGGACGCATTGCCGGCACCCGGGCTGCGATGGCGGCGACTCATCACACTGGAGTTCAACGTGCAGAAGCTTGA
- the aroE gene encoding shikimate dehydrogenase, whose protein sequence is MTDQYAVIGNPIGHTKSPLIHGLFAEETQQDMAYTAIEGPLEPEQAFAERVRAFALAGGKGMNVTAPFKLKAFAMADERSERAELAGAVNAMKFEGGRIIAENFDGIGLVRDIEVNLGLPMAGKRVLLLGAGGAARGALLPFLAARPESLVIANRNVAKARDLAAQVGAHGALHACGYGDLQALGRFDLVVNATSASLSGDLPPVPPSVFSPEGAAYELAYGKRLTPFLRLARNAGVFTIADGVGMLVEQAAEAFDWWRGVRPATRAVIERLTVPLE, encoded by the coding sequence ATGACGGACCAGTACGCCGTGATCGGCAATCCGATCGGACACACCAAATCGCCCCTGATTCATGGACTCTTCGCAGAGGAGACGCAGCAGGACATGGCTTATACGGCCATCGAAGGGCCGCTCGAACCCGAGCAGGCTTTTGCCGAGAGGGTTCGCGCGTTCGCCCTGGCGGGTGGCAAGGGAATGAACGTCACCGCGCCCTTCAAGCTAAAGGCCTTTGCGATGGCCGACGAACGCAGCGAGAGAGCGGAGCTTGCGGGCGCCGTCAACGCGATGAAGTTCGAGGGTGGCCGCATCATTGCCGAGAACTTCGACGGCATCGGGCTCGTGCGTGATATCGAGGTCAATCTCGGCCTGCCGATGGCGGGCAAGCGGGTGCTGCTGCTCGGCGCGGGCGGCGCCGCGCGCGGCGCGCTGCTGCCTTTTCTGGCGGCGCGGCCAGAAAGCCTGGTGATCGCCAATCGCAATGTCGCGAAAGCCAGGGATCTCGCGGCGCAGGTCGGCGCGCATGGCGCGCTTCACGCCTGCGGTTATGGCGATCTGCAAGCACTGGGGCGATTCGACCTGGTCGTGAACGCGACGTCGGCGAGCCTCTCGGGCGACCTGCCGCCCGTTCCTCCCAGCGTCTTCAGTCCTGAGGGCGCCGCCTATGAACTTGCCTATGGGAAACGTTTGACGCCATTTCTGCGGCTTGCACGCAACGCGGGCGTATTCACCATCGCGGATGGCGTGGGCATGCTGGTCGAACAGGCGGCGGAAGCCTTCGACTGGTGGCGCGGCGTTCGGCCTGCAACGCGGGCGGTGATCGAGCGGCTCACGGTGCCGCTCGAATGA
- the aroQ gene encoding type II 3-dehydroquinate dehydratase, with translation MKKVLMLHGINHNMFGKRDPVQYGTITLSEIDNRLQALAAELGVQVESFQTNSEGAMCERIHQAFEERCDAVLINAGAWTHYSYGIRDALAILTCPVVELHMSNVHAREPFRHHSVFSEVVVGQICGFGMESYLLALRAAVAQSGCS, from the coding sequence ATGAAGAAAGTCCTCATGCTTCACGGCATCAATCACAACATGTTCGGTAAGCGCGACCCGGTGCAATACGGGACGATCACGCTGTCCGAAATAGACAACCGCTTGCAGGCTCTGGCTGCAGAGCTGGGCGTGCAGGTGGAATCGTTTCAGACGAACAGCGAAGGAGCCATGTGCGAGCGCATTCACCAGGCCTTCGAAGAGCGTTGCGATGCCGTGCTGATCAACGCGGGAGCGTGGACACACTACAGCTACGGGATACGCGATGCGCTGGCGATTCTCACCTGCCCGGTGGTGGAGCTGCACATGTCCAATGTTCACGCGCGGGAGCCGTTTCGGCACCACTCTGTTTTTTCGGAGGTCGTCGTTGGCCAGATTTGCGGGTTTGGTATGGAGAGCTATCTGCTGGCCTTGCGGGCCGCAGTCGCGCAGAGCGGTTGCAGTTGA
- a CDS encoding LysR family transcriptional regulator produces MELRQLRYFVSVVEHGSMGKAALELGVVTSALSQQISRLESELSTRLLQRTSSGVVPTDAGLAFWRQAQLALRHIDDAALAARQARLSGHVSVGLAPSTTGVLGLAFMQAMRERYPDVRLRMVESLSGYLGAMLGARQIDLAILFHEVPAQRWSVMPLLDERLFVIGDSTLPGMPGRSRTSIAKLGALPLILPSGPHGLRALLDAAFKRAGYVPCIAAEVDGLAMLMDAVRGGLGATIQPGAALARAENGSLASVPLVEAYATRPNLIASVSDDELSPAGLAARVVLADVARDTVNAGRWPGAALR; encoded by the coding sequence ATGGAACTCAGACAGTTACGATATTTCGTCAGCGTCGTCGAACACGGCAGCATGGGTAAGGCAGCGCTTGAGTTGGGCGTCGTGACGTCCGCCCTTAGCCAGCAGATCAGCAGGCTTGAAAGCGAGCTCTCGACGCGTCTGCTGCAGCGAACCTCGAGCGGGGTCGTACCTACCGATGCAGGTCTTGCATTCTGGCGCCAGGCGCAACTTGCACTTCGCCATATCGACGATGCAGCGCTCGCCGCGCGTCAGGCTCGCCTTTCGGGCCATGTCAGCGTAGGTCTCGCACCGAGCACGACGGGGGTGCTCGGTCTCGCGTTCATGCAAGCGATGCGCGAGCGCTATCCGGATGTACGGCTGCGCATGGTCGAAAGCCTCTCTGGCTATCTGGGCGCGATGCTCGGCGCGCGGCAAATCGATCTGGCCATCCTGTTCCATGAAGTGCCCGCGCAACGCTGGAGTGTCATGCCCTTGCTCGACGAACGCCTGTTTGTGATCGGGGACTCGACCCTGCCCGGCATGCCCGGGCGATCTCGGACGTCAATCGCGAAGCTGGGCGCGCTTCCGCTGATCCTGCCTAGTGGCCCGCACGGCCTGCGCGCACTGCTCGATGCCGCATTCAAGCGCGCGGGCTACGTCCCTTGTATCGCCGCCGAGGTCGATGGTCTCGCCATGCTCATGGACGCCGTGCGCGGGGGGCTCGGAGCGACGATCCAGCCGGGAGCGGCGCTCGCACGAGCGGAGAACGGGTCTCTGGCGAGCGTCCCGCTCGTCGAGGCATACGCGACGAGGCCAAACCTGATTGCGAGCGTCTCCGACGACGAGCTGTCGCCCGCAGGGCTTGCCGCACGCGTCGTGCTGGCCGACGTTGCACGCGACACCGTCAATGCGGGCCGCTGGCCTGGCGCCGCGCTTCGTTAA
- a CDS encoding RraA family protein, whose amino-acid sequence MSTTSAGTSSINRNIERVSPELVEAAARYQAAILADVAGRRGTVHGRVQPLSPKMKVAGPAVTVEVRPGDNLAIHAALAIAKPGDVIVVDGKGDLSCALLGEIMATQAKASGIAGIIIDGAVRDAHELANGDYPIFSAGLNPCGPTKSVAGLVNAPISIGGTAVNPGDLVVGDADGVVVIPRKDVARIVDLAQKKLDMESARIAAIHKGDVRPGWVEKELRAAGMLGEGEAL is encoded by the coding sequence ATGAGCACGACATCCGCTGGGACTTCCTCCATCAATCGCAACATCGAACGCGTGTCGCCGGAACTGGTCGAGGCAGCCGCCCGCTATCAGGCCGCCATCCTCGCCGACGTCGCAGGCCGTCGCGGCACGGTGCACGGCCGCGTTCAGCCTCTGTCGCCGAAGATGAAAGTTGCTGGTCCTGCCGTCACGGTCGAGGTGCGTCCGGGCGACAACCTCGCCATCCACGCGGCGCTCGCCATTGCGAAGCCCGGCGATGTGATCGTCGTCGACGGCAAGGGGGATCTCTCGTGCGCACTGCTCGGCGAGATCATGGCGACGCAGGCCAAGGCGAGCGGCATTGCCGGCATCATCATCGATGGCGCGGTACGCGACGCACATGAACTCGCCAACGGCGACTACCCGATCTTCTCGGCCGGCCTCAACCCGTGCGGCCCGACCAAGAGCGTCGCGGGACTCGTGAATGCGCCGATCTCGATCGGCGGCACGGCTGTCAATCCCGGCGACCTCGTGGTCGGCGATGCGGATGGTGTCGTCGTCATTCCGCGCAAGGATGTCGCGCGCATCGTCGATCTCGCGCAGAAGAAGCTCGACATGGAATCGGCGCGCATTGCCGCGATTCATAAGGGCGATGTGCGTCCGGGCTGGGTCGAGAAAGAATTGCGTGCAGCAGGCATGCTCGGCGAAGGCGAGGCGCTGTGA
- a CDS encoding NAD(P)-dependent oxidoreductase, translating to MQTVSRKPVVIVTAADLAPQALDMLTPFEVVFAGKQPTEDDIVALCAAHKPVAIIVRYGKVNARIMDAAENLQVISKHGSGIDVIDQEAAAARGIAVRAAVGANAAAVAEHAWALILACAKSVPQLDMRMRDAHWDKSTHKSVELDGRTLGLVGLGAIGRRVAAIGIAFGMRVIAFDPYAKEAPAGTQLVSLDELYATSDVVSLHCPLTAENRQMLNRDTLARFRRGAILVNTARGGLIDEAALAEALASGQLRSAGLDSFDVEPMTTPHPFRQIPNVILSPHIGGVTDAAYVNMGKGAAANVLAVIEQHAHNAA from the coding sequence ATGCAGACCGTTTCGCGCAAGCCCGTCGTCATCGTGACGGCCGCCGACCTCGCGCCACAAGCGCTCGACATGCTGACGCCGTTCGAGGTCGTGTTCGCGGGCAAGCAGCCGACGGAAGACGACATCGTCGCGCTCTGTGCCGCACACAAGCCGGTTGCCATCATCGTCCGGTATGGCAAGGTCAACGCCCGCATCATGGATGCCGCCGAAAACCTGCAGGTGATCTCGAAGCACGGCAGCGGGATCGACGTAATCGATCAGGAAGCGGCCGCGGCACGGGGCATCGCGGTGCGCGCAGCGGTTGGCGCCAATGCCGCTGCCGTAGCAGAGCACGCATGGGCACTGATTCTCGCGTGCGCCAAATCCGTCCCGCAGCTCGACATGCGGATGCGCGACGCTCACTGGGATAAGTCCACGCACAAGTCGGTCGAGCTGGACGGGCGCACGCTCGGCCTGGTCGGCCTGGGCGCAATCGGCCGGCGCGTCGCGGCGATCGGCATCGCTTTCGGCATGCGCGTCATTGCGTTCGATCCGTACGCGAAAGAAGCGCCTGCTGGCACACAGCTGGTGTCGCTCGACGAACTGTACGCAACGTCGGACGTGGTGTCGCTGCATTGTCCTTTGACGGCTGAGAACCGCCAGATGCTGAATCGCGACACGCTCGCGCGTTTCAGGCGCGGAGCGATTCTCGTCAATACGGCGCGCGGCGGACTGATCGACGAAGCGGCGCTCGCCGAGGCGCTCGCAAGCGGTCAGTTGCGTTCGGCCGGTCTCGACAGCTTCGACGTCGAGCCGATGACCACGCCGCATCCATTCCGGCAGATTCCGAACGTGATCCTGTCGCCGCATATCGGCGGCGTGACTGACGCCGCGTACGTGAACATGGGCAAGGGTGCTGCCGCCAATGTGCTCGCGGTCATCGAACAACACGCCCACAACGCAGCCTGA
- a CDS encoding IclR family transcriptional regulator, whose protein sequence is MGNDGVVAVEKALSLLDCFKPGAESQSLATLAQASGMHKTTVYRLMNSLERMGYVVRSQSGAYSLGHRVLYLGKLYEQSFHLSSVVEPALHALAALTKESASYYVHDNGQRLCLFRAEPSEGLRETRLAGTTLPLDDTAIGQVIRFWGLGEQIYDEPPALPLFTAGARDVHTAAFAIPIFGAGDKFMAALTLSGPASRLCPAHTTGELDRVQLDAAADLSRKLGASAAFCERLYGA, encoded by the coding sequence ATGGGAAACGACGGTGTGGTCGCTGTCGAGAAAGCGCTTTCGCTGTTGGACTGCTTCAAGCCGGGCGCCGAATCGCAGTCGCTCGCGACACTCGCGCAAGCGTCCGGCATGCACAAGACGACGGTCTATCGCCTCATGAACTCATTGGAGCGGATGGGTTATGTCGTGCGGTCGCAAAGCGGCGCCTATTCGCTGGGGCATCGCGTCCTGTATCTGGGCAAGCTGTACGAACAGTCATTTCATCTGTCGTCGGTGGTCGAACCCGCATTGCACGCACTGGCCGCGCTGACGAAGGAAAGCGCATCGTACTACGTTCATGACAACGGTCAGCGGCTCTGCCTGTTCCGGGCCGAGCCGTCGGAAGGTCTTCGGGAGACGCGGCTCGCGGGCACGACACTCCCGCTCGACGACACCGCTATCGGCCAGGTGATCCGTTTCTGGGGACTGGGCGAACAGATCTATGATGAGCCGCCAGCACTGCCGCTGTTCACTGCCGGTGCGCGCGATGTCCATACTGCGGCGTTCGCGATACCGATCTTTGGCGCTGGCGACAAGTTCATGGCGGCACTCACACTTTCCGGCCCAGCGTCGCGCCTGTGTCCTGCACACACAACAGGCGAACTCGACCGTGTGCAACTGGACGCAGCGGCCGATCTATCCCGAAAGCTTGGTGCGAGCGCGGCGTTCTGCGAGAGGCTTTACGGCGCGTGA